In the genome of Thunnus maccoyii chromosome 15, fThuMac1.1, whole genome shotgun sequence, one region contains:
- the vamp1a gene encoding vesicle associated membrane protein 1a encodes MSTPEAAGTPGAPGAPDGEGGPAAPAPNLTSNRRLQQTQAQVDEVVDIMRVNVDKVLERDQKLSELDDRADALQAGASQFESSAAKLKNKYWWKNCKMMIMMAVIGVICVGVVFLYFFY; translated from the exons GTCGACTCCAGAAGCAGCAGGTACTCCAGGAGCTCCCGGGGCCCCGGACGGGGAGGGCGGCCCTGCAGCTCCGGCCCCAAACCTGACGAGCAACAGACGACTGCAGCAGACACAGGCTCAGGTGGACGAG GTTGTGGACATCATGCGTGTGAACGTGGACAAAGTCCTGGAGAGAGATCAGAAGTTGTCGGAGCTGGACGACCGAGCCGACGCCCTGCAGGCCGGAGCCTCGCAGTTCGAGAGCAGCGCCGCCAAACTCAAGAACAAGTACTGGTGGAAAAACTGCaag ATGATGATCATGATGGCGGTCATAGGTGTTATATGTGTTGGAGTCGTCTTCT tgtaTTTCTTCTACTGA